In Sphingomonas panacisoli, one genomic interval encodes:
- a CDS encoding class II aldolase/adducin family protein: MATLATVDTTNEMAPGEWEARVDLAAAYRLVALYGWDDLIFTHLSARVPGPEHHFLINPYDMMFEEITASSLVKIDVDGNPVGKSEHPVNPAGFTIHSAIHMAREDAAAVMHLHTPQGQAVSAMEFGLLPHTQTAMIAKHNVAYHEYEGIATDLDERERLVQDLGDKHAMILRNHGTLAVGKTVGDCFLRLYFLERACQAQVMMLSAGYDHLYNPPQGTEHKVETQTPPAGMAMAAERLAWPALLRKLDRIDPSFRD; the protein is encoded by the coding sequence ATGGCAACGCTGGCGACGGTCGATACCACCAACGAAATGGCCCCGGGCGAGTGGGAAGCGCGGGTCGATCTCGCCGCGGCCTACCGCCTGGTCGCGCTGTACGGCTGGGACGACCTGATCTTCACCCACTTGTCGGCGCGCGTGCCGGGGCCAGAACACCATTTCCTGATCAATCCGTACGACATGATGTTCGAGGAGATCACCGCGTCGAGCCTCGTCAAGATCGACGTCGACGGAAATCCGGTCGGCAAGTCCGAGCATCCGGTCAATCCGGCCGGCTTCACGATCCACTCGGCGATCCACATGGCGCGCGAGGATGCCGCCGCAGTGATGCACCTCCATACCCCGCAGGGTCAGGCGGTGTCGGCGATGGAATTCGGGCTGCTCCCCCACACCCAGACCGCGATGATCGCCAAGCACAACGTCGCGTATCACGAGTATGAGGGCATCGCGACCGACCTCGACGAGCGCGAGCGGCTGGTCCAGGATCTGGGCGACAAGCATGCGATGATCCTGCGCAACCACGGCACGCTCGCGGTCGGCAAGACCGTCGGCGACTGTTTCCTGCGACTCTATTTTCTGGAGCGCGCGTGTCAGGCGCAGGTGATGATGCTGTCGGCCGGGTACGACCATCTCTACAACCCGCCGCAAGGTACCGAGCACAAGGTCGAAACCCAGACTCCGCCCGCCGGCATGGCAATGGCGGCCGAGCGGCTGGCGTGGCCGGCGCTGCTTCGGAAGCTCGACCGGATCGATCCGTCGTTCCGCGACTAG